DNA sequence from the Centropristis striata isolate RG_2023a ecotype Rhode Island chromosome 17, C.striata_1.0, whole genome shotgun sequence genome:
atatactattattattctagcataaatgtgttaataacaataataataatgatatacacacacatatatatatacaattatagatattattattattaaaatatatttgttttattaatattattaagtaCTATTTGTGGATTATGATCAAGTCCATCAGAGCTtagagtacctttttttttttacaaccataaatttattttgagttggacaacaacttatttaacctatttaacatgctaacatgctttatatatataattattgttattgttattaatacatttatgctagaataataataataatctataataataagtaGTTCACCTTAAgtagtaaaggatctgaatgctGCAATAGAAAATTTGCTACAAATCTGTGCATTATTTGTAGAAATGATAAAATGGTTCTTAAAGCAGCAGTGCAGGCCTGTTTTCATGTTGTGATATCTGCACCAGGCAGGATGACCTAGTGAGAACCTGTGTGGGGACCTGCTGCTGGTAGGGAATGAAAACAACACCGTGGCAGACAGATTTGCACCTATAAAAAACAACCCTGGACCGAACAGGCAGTAAGATCATGTAGATCACCTACTCTCAGCGGGGATGACGGTCCCGGTCTCCTGATCCGCATCAGCTGCACCGAGGCAGAGCAGCTGCAGCGCCGCCAGCAGCACCGCTGCCTGCACCAACCCTCTGGACGCCATGGAGCTGTCGGTGGTCACTAACCTGCAGGATGAGACCaacaaaagaagaataaaaaaaatatatgcaggTGTTTTGGTTCAAcacaagcacagaaaaaaacgtCCTACACGGCCATTAGTCCATAAAATAACAGAATCTGATTTCTTTGTTTAGAAAATAGTCCAGTTTTCATCGGTAAATATTgatatgtatttaaataatattatgCCTAGagataataattattgtttattgaacaGAGTGCATGTTGACCTACCGTGAATCAGTCGATGATATTTGCTGAACACCAGATCAGCGCAAGATGCCCACCAAGCGTTGTTTCATGTAGATTAACGCAGTGCGCATGCGCGAGGATTCTCTGAGAATCTGAATTAAGACTTCCGGCGgaaacattcaaaataaaggccTGGCGAACGGGTAATTAATGCACAGGCcttagatttatttatatacatattttaatacaGTTTCACCAATGGATGCGGTGGCGGAGGAACCATCTACATCCGTTCTCGTAATATATcatatcttgtgtgtgtgtgtatatatatatatatgtatatatatatatatatacatatatttgtgtgtgtatatatatatgtatacacatataaatatatatatatatatatataatataaatatataaatattcttattaaatacttttttctttacaaagtTGAATGTgctgacaacaaaatcacaaaaaaatgatcaatggaaatcaaatttATTAACCCATGGAGGTCTGGATTTGGAGTCACACTCAAACTTTATTGGGGGTGTCTTGCTAATTGCCTATAATTTCCACCTGTTGTCTATTCCATTTATACTTCctattatactgttatacatgcatttgagcatgacatatgttaagttactgcactgtaaacaaatagacacaaaatgaccaaaaaagacacaaaaatgaccaaaaaagacacaaaatgaacaaaaaaaaccacaacatgacaaaaaagagtcaaaatgaacacacaaaatgaacaaatagacacaaaatgaccagaaaagacacaaaatgaacaaaaaaagacacaaagacaaaaacacgccaaataatcccccccaatgttaccctatgaaGAGGATATAATTTCCACCTGTTGTCTATTCCATTTGCACAACAGCATGTGAGATTGATTGTCAACCAGTGTTGCTTCTTAACTggacagtttgatttcacagaagtgtgattgacttggagttacattgtgttgtttaagtgttccctttatttatttatttttttcacattcatttcTTGAACATATACAGCAGTAGTGCAGTAACAGAAGTAGCAggttaaacattacattaatactatttgagaaacatctaaataatacgaaataaatacataaatagaaaatgagcataataacaatagtagtaaaataataataataatttttaaaaatatatttatataaaaaataaaaattgccaGGGGTCACAGgcaaagacaaattaaattgaGTCAAAAATAGTGAAGTGGGAGCATAATCTCAGTTTTATAGCTTTCTTGTTTTACATCTCCAGttctttcataaaaacacaaaagaaaggtTTCACTCtggcaaatttacatttatggatGTAAAACTTTGCAAGGattataattagattaattaataattagtaattattaatattctttttcaactgaaatgttactcattttaaaaccaaaaagtACATCTTGCAAGAGGAGCTTGAAGTCACAGGTGATATTAtctaaaataaatctgcaaatatcTTGCCAGTTTACGGGTATATTTACATTTCCAAAACAGATGGGTAATAGTCTCAGTATGGGAGTCACAAAGGGACAATTTAGGTGGAGATCAACATATTTGAATTAGcaatgtatatgtgtatgtatggtGTCAGTGTGGGCGGGGTCCTGACTGTTTTCTTAGGTAGCCTGTTAAAATGCCCGAACTCAAAACACTTCTTTTTCCAAGATGGCGTCGATGAAGGACAGCGACACCGGCCTGTGGCTTCACAACAAACTGGGCTCCACGGACGAGCTGTGGACGCCGCCGAGCATCGCCTCTCTCCTCACCGTGTCCGTCATCGACAACATTCGCCTGTGTTTCTCCAGTTTATCGCCGCCGGTGAAGCTGAAGCTGCTGCTCGGGATGCTGCATCTGCCCCGGCGGACCGTGGACGAGGTGGGTCGGTGAGCGTTAGCTCCCCGTTAGCCTCACCGCTAGAGGAGGGCACTAACTTCACTATAACCGCTGAGAAACGAGCTCAGTCTCCGACTGGCTACTCTAAATTAAACCATAATTCTCCCTGTTAGTGTTTCAGACAGCTATTAAACGCATAAACCCGCGTTTAAACCCAACACTTAGCGTCGCGTGCTGTCTAGTTAGTATCAACGGTTAATAACGGCTAAACGCGCTTTTAAATCCAACACTTAGCGTCCGCGTGCTGTCTAGTTGTTATCAACGGTTAATAACGGCTAAAGGAAGAAACAGTTACCAACGGTTAATAACGGCTAAAGGAAGAAACAGCTACCAATGGTTAATAACGGCTAAAGGAAGAAACGGTTAATGACGGCTAAAGGAAGAAACAGACAGCTGCTGTTATTCTGACGCTTTTACCGGAGAAAAACACCTACACAGGTATGTTGAAGTTAACTAGCTACACCACCAAACTCAATTAACTCTCGTCGACACTTGAAAGCGTTTTTTTTAGAAgctgtggagcagcagcagcgggaAGCTTCAGCCTAGCGGCtctagacagacagacattatgGTGGGATGggctcagcagcagctcactggGCTGGAGGAGGTACCAGCATCCAGACCCACATATCACCAGTTTAGCCGCCTTAAACGTTACACAGCCGTCATCATAATCATGCATATTCACCACACTgtttgccacacacacacacacacacacacacacacacacacacacacacacacacacacacacacacaagagaacTACCTCTGCTAAAGTATCTGATTTGAGCTCTTATTAGTCGCTGCTCgttcaaatataataaactaTGCAGCCTTCCTAGTGGTGGGAAGAAGTATTAAGGTGTTTTATTTAGGTAAAATAGACatactttattgatccacaAGGGGACATTTTTGTGTTATAGCAATATGCATAATATAGataatgggtgattctcatgaacatggtgcagctcatagcaaaaatccaagagcattgaatacatattttctttgacccctatcaaaatgaccaaagaaagacacaaaattactaaaatacgGCACGAAATGACCGAAAAGAGacacaagtttttaaaaagacactaaattaccaaaaaagacacaattaccaaaaaaagacacaaacttatttaagaaagacacaaaattatttaaaaagacacacaattaccaaaaaagtaaataaagggaccttccacacacaacactgtaaagtgccattcatataaaattcacattaaactttcataccaaggtgggggccacaaaatatcgtcaggaGGGCCgaaattggcccgcgggccgcaagtttgagacccatgctttgtAACatataccagggatgggcaactggactCCTGAATAATctacagattaatcgataatgaataTAATCGTTAGGTACAGCAACAACTAGCAACAACAGAGCTGAATGAGTGTGAAAGACTCCGCTGTCCCTGCAGGAGGAGATGCAGAGGGCGGTCCAGGTTATCCATGATGGATCACTATTTGTTCACTgtcctcctctccacctctgTTTCACAGGTGTAAATGTAACAATGCATCAAATTAAAGATACTCCATTTCACGCAAAAGGTCCTTAAAGTACATTAGTGCTGGGAGAAAATGTATGTAAACAACAGTAATTTCCCTCAGCATAGCTACAGTTAAATTTTTATCTTGTGTCATAAGTATCTCAATGTCAGagagttgtgtattttttttcagtattgctGATAGATTATTGTGTTGTAGCTGCTCCAACCCATATGTGCCCACAAATTTTGAATGACCTTCAGTGAAGAAAGAAATCTGAAgacatttcttttaaaactcAGACCGTTAGGGtttataatttagtttttctttatatatatatacatatacatacatatatatagatctatatgtatatatatatatatatatatatatatatatatatatacacacacacacagaggcccCTGGTCACAAAGCCTAAATATGATAAGAATATGGCTTTATCTacagaaattacaagaaacAGAATCAAGTATTTCTAAATTTAGGGTTGATTATCAAAGACATGCACACAAATTCTCTCGTCAAAATTGGCCCTAAAATACTCAAATCAGGTACAGCAGAATTTCATTTAGCTGTAGAAATGTagtatatgtacatattttgtgACATAAGGACAGCGCAGTATTTTGTAAAGTAAGTGAAGTATTTCTTTTAGAGTCAGCAGGTGGCTCTCTTGTACTTTTTCAGTCCAAGAAAATGAGAGGAAAGGTGACTACTTCTAGTTGTTCTTGCTTCAAATGGTGATAGCCAGTGGGGTTGTTCCAGTTGTAAATATTGCACTTTACTCTGAACTATCCTGTCCACTTAACTGGCTTTATGTCAACAGTGTAAATGTCAACAAGCTGCATGCATTGAATAAGAAGTTGACAGATCCTGTTCCATCATCTCACCACAAGTTGACAGTGAACGTCTTTGTAATCAGTGAGTGAATTAAGGTGGTTTGGCCTCTAATAGATTTACACAGTATGAACTCAGTAACaagatttaaatgaacaaagacGAGTTTTGCTTCTTAAATGTGCGGAGCTTTTAATCAtttgttattgttaattaataatttgatattCTAGCTGTTGGTAGGACAACATaagcaaattaaaacagaacTTTTGGCTTCTTATGGACATTTGCTACTTGTTACTTTTATAGCTTGGTTAATCAGTAAATCTGTGATCATGAACTTCTCAGGCAGCgtttgggtgattctcatgaacatggtacagctcatagcaaaaatccaagagcactgaaaacatattttctttgaccctttataacctatacaatctaaagtcactgttaaatatgaatttataatctatttaaaataattgaagGTATTTTccgacatttttagagacactatgagcaaaattcattactgtaacacatttttaaataaaataaaaaaagttttttttttctgtggcaagcacttaaacatgctcaagggtagctggtatcaccaaaatgtattttattaaaatgtacacattttaattcaaacaattctatcattactgtaacatttaaccatttttctcatcaaatttcattcagattttgttctttatacattgttaaaaccccttatgtttgattatattctgttaatttatacatttttaagcaaatttaatttttaaacaaattatttatttttataaagcttattaaatatttattgtatattggTGTGAGGAGACCATGACATTTTTgtctggatgcattacagtaatgaatttgtgaatcaaaaatatgtttaaaaatacagaaaatattagtttaacacaaaacaatgaattgtgcctcattatggctatattgttcattcatttaaaagtgaaatatatttagttaaataaagtatgtccttataatcttcacagacagaacttagactggcttcaatACAATCACCTGTTTATCTTTTCTTGGTTTCACTAACctcatcttcctctctctccagaTGAAGGAGGCCCTGTCGGAGATCATTCAGCTGGCTACGGTGGATTCGGAGCCCTGGGTGCTGATGGTTGCAGACATCCTCAAGTCCTTCCCAGAGACCGGCTCTCTCAACCTGGACCTGGAGGAGCAGAATCCAAATGTGCAGGATATTCTCGGAGAGCTTCGGGAGAAAGGTAAAGAAGGCGTGATTGTGTCTGTGCTGGAACCTCACTGACTATTTAatccagggatgggcaactggaggccacggggccgcatacggccctcaccctcacttgaagtggccctcagtacaactacatgcatttgagcatgaaatcttaaaggtGCAGTGaaaaaatggttattttttatttgcttcaaaccttttgtattcctatctatactgttatacattcatttaagcatgaaatatgttaagttactgtacTGGaaagaaatagacacaaaatgagcaaaaaaagacacaaaatgagcaaagaaagacacaaaatgaaccccaaaaaagacaaaaacacgcccaaaaaatcccccaaatgtTGCCCTATGGaaaggctagagtgatgacatcatcaaaaaaaaagacacaagatgacctaaaacatgaaatcttaaaagtgcagtttaaaaatgcacaaaatttctTCTTGctattaatgttggtctgctgttcttgcactgaaaaaaaagaaatcacagtaagtggttatttttttatttgcttcaaaccttttgtattcctatttatactgttctacatgcatttgagtatgaaatatgttaagttactgcactgtaaacatagttaacattgcagtttcatcatatctggttaagtgaaatgaaaaactgtggccccctccagcatttaagttgcccatccctgatgtaaTCCACAGGTTAAAAACTGAACATGACAACACACCATGACTGCTCTATGACTCAGCCGAGTCGAGCTCTTAAAAAGGAATAACGTGTTTTCAGCATCAGGTGTGAGCAGACTTTTTCCATGTAAGTCAGGTTGTTCCTGCAGTTTCATCAAACCTTTTCACGTCAGGAGGAGTTCAATATTGTACTAGTGAACAAGGTGGTATAGTTTTGTGCCAGGTGGGCATATATTTAAGTGGTTTTAACGGCATGCAATTGATGCTCTCACACAGTACTATTGGTGAAAGTTCTTCCAAACAATGGTTGGTTAACATACAAAGTGGCGTGTAGTCGTGAACAATGTTGGCTGATAAGTGTGGGAATTGATAACCTTTACTGGTTATGACACCAATATATGAAACCTGCATAACTCACAGTGCACAGGAAGCCGAGCTCAGTGAACTCTAATGAAACAGAGACTTTATAAAAGATTTATATCTGAAATATTTATGAAGATTCTCGGCTTAATGTAGATTCCTTTGTACTGACTGAGGTgtgtcttaaccctctggagttgaAGCTGGAAatacatatgttttatttacagtaataactttatttatatatgatatgtagacaagcagagaaagccagttgaaagttcatcataggagctttcagtgtgacatttatgtttctagaccattcttaaaatgtgaattttctttctacaatgaaaactattactccttttaatttacatgcaaatagactgttttgtagttttattatttattattatttctgctgtttttgtgtgtattaatggttttaaaaaatggtacatttccatagacacctgtgtcttttgtttgtattttgggttcctggcagctttatacttttaattaaaataaaatgaaaaatctgactgatagccaagtttgtgtggagaaaaaggagccatgcatgtgatgtaaggacagactgaaagatgctaaacagagacagaaattaatgcataacaagttgacaaatttgaaccaaaatcttctGGACTTTATAGGTTTAATTGGACAGAAGTCAAATATCTGTGCTCAAGGTTTTTTAGGCATTTAGGTTTTTTCAGTATCTGTTGTTTTAAGTTGTTTCATTTAGATGACACAGACACCagctgttgaaatgtttttaaaatgcattacatACAGTAGGAAAGGTTGGTAATGTAAATCCTTGATGTGACATTATTTGTTCTcctaaatatgtttttgagtCCTTGCTTAGTATGTAACTTTTGCCACTAGGAGTCTCTCAATCCAAACAATAAGAAAAGAAGGACTTACTGTATGTTGTGAAGCAGCaggggatcatgggagttgttgttgttaaataatcaccattgccaataaaaataaatgtgatgtgaCTCAGGCAGGCATTGTGTTCACAGAGGAGTTAATGTATGAAAGTTTTATTCATGTTCTGTTTATTCAAATTATATAATTGAACGTTggaacatgggacttttccagaactttgaaatcatcaccaaaaaaaagacacaaaattaccaaaaaaagaggatttttgtCACATTGAACTTTGCCTGATCACGGGCATGTCAGGTTGTGAAGTGGGTGTTGGATGGTTAAAGCCACCACAGAGAAAGTTCCACTGTCCTGCATTCATTTCTTCCTTCTCCTTTCCTCCCCAGTGGGCGAGTGCGAGGCGTCGGCCATGCTTCCTCTGGAGTGCCAGTACCTGAACAAGAGTGCATTAACCACTCTGGTCGGACCCCTTACGCCCCCCGTTAAACATTTCCAGCTGAAGAGGAAGCCCAAGAGTGCAACTCtcagagcagagctgctgcagaaatGTAAGTTAAACTTCAGCTGATGCCCACTGCTAGTAGTGGAGTAGTATTTTAACCCCATtcaaccccaacaagctgtttcagggcgttctttgctctttttacattttattcactgtggccttgtacgTACAAagatgtcttttgtgcagaatagcacagttataatgacatgaatcataaaaaaataagttacaTTTCTAATGATGTTTGTAGTTTCTTTCTACTGTAAATGGTGCATTTTCAGTCAtcttttcattgttatttttttcttctgtggcttgcttttctttttatatttgttggattcttttttttttacaattgtgTACAAGATCAAATAGTGTATTTGTTGATTGTTTGTCCACAGTTTTACTGtcccagaaatgtgttttttttttccttctggcTTGTAAAGTCCAAGTGGACATATTACAATCTGAAACTGGGCATTTTTTCATTctgttgtatacttttttttcttccactttaGCCACAGAGACAGCCCAACAGCTGAAAAAGACAGCCGGAGTGCCTTTTCACGCCAAAGGGAGGGGATTGGTCAAAAAGATTGACACTACGAGTGAGTTGAAGCTCAGTAAAGTCACCCACACGTCTGCTCTTTCAGTGCTTTTAATAAGTACCATCataacattcatttttattagttAAAAGTTCACTTTTGCTGATGTGTAAATATTTGCATCACAGCTCCTCTCAAGGGGATTCCCAAGGCCCCGTTCCGCAGCCCCACTGCCCCCAGTATGTTCAGCCCTCCCAGTAACCGCACGCCTATCGCCCCTGCACGGACGCCCCTGCGGAAGGAGAGGGGGGTCAAGGTACGGTCAGATTTACCAGAAACAAATGCTGTTTGCATGtgttagagaaatgcattgaggaaaccttttaaaattgaattatctgactccaaaaGTAAATCCTCTTACCaattctctgcgcagatcgattaatggggaatgatgagcaggagacgtccaagttcttagtttttacattttattacaatacgtcaaggaatttatgtttatttattgacttattTAAAAAGGGACTGGGCAAGTCCAGCTCGAAAACGGGGGATCCGGTCTGCTGTATAAATTTTAAAAGGAGGACCTAAAGTCCAGCCCGAAAACAGGGGATTCGGTCCgctttattgattttaaaagggagattttttaaatccagCCTGAAAGCAGGAGACAAGGTCTCGCTGTATTGTTTTAATCATGACGTTATCATAACATGAATGTGTATCTAATAGGAAATCAAAGTAATCAATGACGGGTTGAAATGTGTgggctgtttttttctcatagagtAAATTAAAAGGGTATATGTTGTGCCTCTCCTCTGAGAATTGTCTGTGGGGAATAGTGAGAGGTTACTTTTGGAGTCggatcatttcattttaaaggtttcctcaatgcttTTCTCTAACACGTTATTTCCCCTCACAATCACCAGTTTTGTAATTGTTATGTTGCCtagtttttacataatttgttggcttttttccctcctttccAGCTGTTAGATATTTCAGAGCTGGATATGGTCGGAGCTGGAAGAGAAgcgaagaggagaagaaagactTTGGGTAATTCTATTATTTCCAGCCCTCCGTCAGCTCATGTTGTCGAGCTACATCTTAAACCTATTAGTCCGTATTTAtggtttgttttctctctgttgtaGAAACGGAGGCCGGGGAGAAAGCAGCcaaagaagaagcagcagcagcagtggtggaaaacaCCACCCCCGACTACGCTGCAGGCCTCGTTTCAGCACAGGTACAGACCCCCGATCACTCAACCAGTCTGGACTTCTCCTGTTTCGTCTCATATTACCGCCTCCCttccccctctctgtctctggctCACAAATGCTGCTGtcgtttttttcttccagaaacTGGGGGCTTTAAACGAGAATCCTCTGCCCTCGACCAGCTACCTACCAGCCACACCCAGCATGGTTCCCTCCTCCTCTTACATTCCCAGCTCCGAAGCCCAGCCAGGTGAGACCAGACAAAAACTCTCCTATTGTTTACTTTAACAAAGCTTTTCTTTTCAATCCAGACCTCTTTATACACTTATTAGTTCAAGGAGGCTTAGAAAACTTCCCATCTCCAGGGTTGCTGCAGGGTTTTTAAAAGGTAGCAAATGAAATGAGCCAAAAATAAGGCCATTAAAAAGTATTATAATAAGgtaataaacgtcatctgaTGAGATATAAAATTGCCGTTAAgtgtcagcagcagcaccaTCCAAAAGACCGCAACAGAGCCACAGACGGCAAACTGTGTGCATCAACATTGCGAGCTGAGGTTTCGGAAGTTTTCGCTAAACTCATTTGTTAGCGGCGGCCCGACGCTGCTATATTCTGCCTGCCGCTACTTCACAATAggggattgttttattttttttaactgccagGACGTCAAACACTTGAGATGTTATAACAACCGCAACAGCGAGAGCACTCTGTTAGCATCACTggagtttctgagtgaggtttcaccatagactgtatatgggtcAGATTGCCTGCTAAAGTTACTGGAAGAGAACAAAATACACTGTGGCCAGTCAGCCTCCACCTGTTTTCCCGGTGCTTGTATTTACTAAACGTTACGGTAaaaacgtgttagacccgccttcaacaTAAGAGCAAACGTgtagatttcaaaataagagcatgtggatgtgttggcagagtccaccacagaatttacaggAAGACTGCCAAAatatgatgccataaataaaacgtACCAAGCGTAATAAAATAGTGTTTACTAAGCGTtatggtaagaacgtgttagacccgccttcaaaataagagcaaacgtgtagatttcaaaataagagcatgtggatgtgttggcagagtccaccacagaatttacaagaagactgtcaaaataatatgccttgaataaaacagaataacacctattctcctttacaacaattcattaaaatatgcaatgattaagatagaatagtggcattagattGTGCGAGAGGCATCAAATTTAGGCTTTTGGggcaaaaatgtaagaaaaaaaattacagtatcAGTTACTTTATAATTAGTTACCTCCAACAGAGGTGCTGAGTGTCGTGTTGGTATTaaaacatattgtgaaggtattGAAAAAGGTATTAAATTAAGTATTTCTGTATATCCACTGATCTCACCATTCCTTTtctccaccctcctcctctctagCGAACGCTGGTGGTTCGGGTCGCGACACGCTGCAGTCGGCTCGCCAGCCAGAGGAGTCAGCGACAGCGGGCGCCGGCGCCACCGCCACCTTACCGGGCCAGTACAAACAGAGGACGCCAATGTACAACGCCAGCAACACGGCCAACCCCGCCACGCCCACCTCCCCCAGCACGCCAGCCTCCACCCCCGCCAGCAACGGGCCCCCAGCAGCCGCCACCGCCAGCCAGCCGGAGACCCCCACCCAGCCTCCCAGCACGCCTcagacccccacccccacaccGACCCCCACGCCGCCGCAGCCCCAGCCCAAAAAGAACCTGTCGCTCACGGTAAGGTGGAGGAGCAGCGCGAGGCTCGTTGAAAGACACCATAAACTTCCTCTTAAGACTCTTCAGTTTAA
Encoded proteins:
- the nelfa gene encoding negative elongation factor A, translated to MASMKDSDTGLWLHNKLGSTDELWTPPSIASLLTVSVIDNIRLCFSSLSPPVKLKLLLGMLHLPRRTVDEMKEALSEIIQLATVDSEPWVLMVADILKSFPETGSLNLDLEEQNPNVQDILGELREKVGECEASAMLPLECQYLNKSALTTLVGPLTPPVKHFQLKRKPKSATLRAELLQKSTETAQQLKKTAGVPFHAKGRGLVKKIDTTTPLKGIPKAPFRSPTAPSMFSPPSNRTPIAPARTPLRKERGVKLLDISELDMVGAGREAKRRRKTLETEAGEKAAKEEAAAAVVENTTPDYAAGLVSAQKLGALNENPLPSTSYLPATPSMVPSSSYIPSSEAQPANAGGSGRDTLQSARQPEESATAGAGATATLPGQYKQRTPMYNASNTANPATPTSPSTPASTPASNGPPAAATASQPETPTQPPSTPQTPTPTPTPTPPQPQPKKNLSLTRDQMYAAQEMFKTANKVTRPEKALILGFMAGSRENPCPEQGDIIQIKLSEHTEVLPKADGTGSTTMLVDTVFEMNYSTGQWTRLKKYKPITNTS